The following coding sequences are from one Microtus pennsylvanicus isolate mMicPen1 chromosome 1, mMicPen1.hap1, whole genome shotgun sequence window:
- the Tecpr1 gene encoding tectonin beta-propeller repeat-containing protein 1, whose translation MPASVLWAVDLFGRVYTLSTAGQYWELCKDVQMEFKRVSAATQCCWGIACDNQVYLYVCSSDVPIRHREEAYENQRWNPMGGFCEKLLPSDRWSWSDVSGLQHRPLDGVELPSPHWEWESDWYVDENFGGEPTEKGGWTYAMDFPATYTKDKKWNSCVRRRKWIRYRRYKSRDTWAKIPSKDDPKELPDPFNDLSVGGWEITEEPVGRLSVWAVSLQGKVWYREDVSHPNPEGSSWSLVDTPGEVVQISCGPHDLIWATLWEGQALVREGICRNNPKGSSWSIVEPPGSENGIMHVSAGVSVVWAITKDRKVWFRRGVNSHNPCGTSWIEMVGEMTMVNVGLNDQVWGISCEDRAVYFRQGVTPSELSGKTWKAIIVGRESDRSHSGSSSSLLSAGCFFGDEVRGSGTESAPSDTDASSEVERQGPEQPFPKESLDNSRNLKGSLSKGPEASRNPEQNMENACPAESEGKAPEASSADECHGPASTPAELPWTNIDLKEPKRASNQPAAGFPETTGLSSLGPFPLGMEEPYGADDHPLWAWVSGGGCAVEAGSVLKWFTVQSGLSSSVQTLSLSITPAQTAAWRKQIFQQLTERTKRELESFRHYEQAVEQSVWVKTGSLQWWCDWKPHKWVDVRVALEQFTGHDGARDSILFIYYMVHEEKKYLHVFLNEVTVLVPVLNEAKHSFALYTPERTRQRWPVRLAAATEQDMNDWLALLSLSCCESRKVHGRPSPQAIWSVTCKGDIFVSEPSPDLEACEHLLPCDQMFWRQMGGHLRIIEANSRGVVWGIGYDHTAWVYTGGYGGGCFQGLASSTSNIYPQSDVKSVYIYENQRWNPVTGYTSRGLPTDRYMWSDATGLQECTKASTKPPSLQWTWVSDWYVDFSVPGGTDQEGWQYASDFPASYHGYKTMKDFVRRRCWARKCKLVTSGPWLEVAPIALGDVSIIPESAHADGQGHNIALWAVSDKGDVLCRLGVSELNPAGSSWLHVGTDQPFASVSIGACYQVWAVARDGSAFYRGSVSPSQPAGDCWYHIPSPPKQKLTQVSVGQTSVYALDENGNLWYRAGITPSYPQGSSWEHVSNNVRKVSVGPLDQVWVIANKVQGSHGLSRGTVCRRMGVQPREPKGQGWDYGIGGGWDHISVRANATMVPRNVSREQEAHGQGPVYC comes from the exons ATGCCCGCCTCTGTGCTGTGGGCGGTGGACCTCTTTGGGAGAGTGTACACCTTGTCCACGGCTGGCCAGTACTGGGAGCTTTGCAAGGATGTCCAGATGGAGTTCAAGCGGGTCAGTGCAGCCACCCAGTGCTGCTGGGGCATTGCCTGTGACAACCAGGTCTACTTGTATGTGTGTTCCAGTGATGTACCCATCCGCCACCGCGAGGAGGCCTATGAGAATCAG CGTTGGAACCCCATGGGAGGCTTCTGTGAGAAGCTCCTGCCGAGTGACCGCTGGTCATGGAGTGACGTGAGTGGGCTCCAGCATCGGCCGCTGGATGGGGTAGAACTGCCCTCGCCACACTGGGAATGGGAATCGGACTGGTACGTGGATGAGAACTTTGGAGGGGAGCCCACCGAGAAAGGG GGGTGGACATACGCTATGGACTTCCCTGCCACCTACACTAAAGACAAGAAATGGAATTCATGTGTGCGAAGGCGAAAATGGATCCGGTATAGGAGATACAAATCCCGGGACACCTGGGCCAAG ATCCCCTCAAAGGATGACCCCAAGGAACTCCCCGATCCCTTCAATGACCTGTCTGTGGGCGGGTGGGAGATCACAGAAGAACCTGTGGGCCGCCTGTCCGTGTGGGCCGTGTCCCTGCAGGGAAAG gTGTGGTACCGAGAGGATGTCAGCCACCCCAACCCAGAAGGCTCCTCCTGGTCTCTTGTGGACACCCCAGGGGAGGTGGTCCAGATCAGCTGTGGGCCCCACGACCTTATATGGGCCACCCTCTGGGAAGGGCAGGCCTTGGTCAGAGAAGGAATCTGCAGGAACAACCCAAAAG GAAGTTCCTGGTCCATAGTGGAGCCTCCTGGGTCTGAAAACGGTATTATGCACGTCTCCGCGGGAGTCAGTGTGGTCTGGGCCATCACGAAGGACCGCAAA GTGTGGTTCCGGAGGGGCGTCAACTCTCACAACCCCTGTGGCACCAGCTGGATCGAGATGGTTGGAGAGATGACAATGGTGAACGTGGGGTTGAATGACCAG GTCTGGGGGATCAGCTGTGAGGACCGAGCTGTGTACTTCCGACAGGGCGTCACCCCCAGTGAGCTCAGCGGGAAGACGTGGAAGGCCATCATTGTGGGCCGAGAAAGTGACCGGTCACATTCTGGCAGCTCATCCAGTCTCCTCAG TGCTGGCTGCTTCTTCGGGGATGAGGTGAGGGGCAGTGGTACGGAGTCTGCACCCAGCGATACCGATGCCTCCTCGGAAGTTGAGAGACAGGGCCCCGAACAACCTTTCCCCAAAGAATCTTTGGACAATTCCAGGAACCTTAAAGGGAGCTTGTCCAAGGGCCCCGAGGCCAGCAGGAACCCTGAGCAGAACATGGAGAACGCCTGCCCGGCTGAAAGCGAAGGGAAGGCCCCTGAGGCTTCTAGTGCTGATGAATGCCATGGTCCAGCCTCCACACCAGCCGAGCTGCCCTGGACCAACATTGACCTCAAGGAGCCCAAGAGGGCATCTAACCAGCCAGCTGCAGGCTTTCCCGAGACGACGGGCCTCTCCTCCCTGGGGCCCTTCCCACTGGGCATGGAGGAGCCCTATGGAGCAGATGACCATCCCCTATGGGCCTGGGTGTCTGGAGGTGGATGCGCAGTGGAGGCAGGCTCTGTGCTCAAGTGGTTCACTGTCCAGTCAG GCCTGTCCTCCTCAGTGCAGACGCTGTCCCTGTCCATCACCCCCGCCCAGACCGCTGCCTGGAGGAAGCAGATCTTCCAGCAGCTCACGGAGAGGAccaagagggagctggagagctTCAGACACTACGAGCAGGCTGTGGAGCAG TCGGTGTGGGTGAAGACCGGGTCCCTGCAGTGGTGGTGTGACTGGAAGCCCCACAAATGGGTGGACGTCCGTGTGGCCCTGGAGCAGTTCACAGGGCACGACGGGGCTCGAGACAGCATTCTCTTCATCTATTACATGGTCCACGAGGAAAAGAAG TACCTGCACGTGTTCCTGAATGAGGTGACCGTGCTGGTCCCCGTGCTCAATGAAGCCAAGCACTCCTTCGCCCTCTACACCCCCGAGAGGACGCGGCAGAGGTGGCCGGTGCGCCTGGCTGCCGCCACAGAGCAAGACATGAACGACTGG CTTGCCCTGCTCAGCCTGTCCTGCTGTGAGAGCCGGAAGGTCCACGGACGCCCGTCCCCACAGGCCATCTGGTCTGTCACCTGCAAGGGTGACATCTTTGTGAGCGAACCCAGCCCAGACCTGGAAGCCTGTGAGCACCTGCTACCCTGCGACCAGAT GTTCTGGCGGCAGATGGGAGGCCACCTGCGGATTATAGAGGCCAACAGCCGAGGTGTGGTTTGGGGCATTGGCTATGACCACACTGCGTGGGTATACACAGGCGGCTATGGTGGAGGTTGCTTCCAAG gcCTGGCCAGCAGCACCAGCAACATTTACCCACAGTCAGACGTGAAGAGTGTCTACATCTATGAGAACCAGCGTTGGAACCCTGTCACAGGCTATACCAGCAG GGGTCTGCCCACTGACCGGTACATGTGGAGTGACGCCACGGGGCTGCAGGAGTGCACCAAGGCTAGCACGAAGCCGCCGTCCCTGCAGTGGACTTGG GTCTCTGACTGGTATGTGGACTTCAGTGTTCCCGGTGGCACCGATCAGGAAGGATGGCAGTATGCCAGCGACTTCCCTGC TTCTTACCATGGCTACAAAACCATGAAGGATTTTGTCAGGAGAAGGTGCTGGGCCAG AAAATGCAAGCTGGTAACCAGTGGGCCGTGGCTGGAGGTGGCCCCTATTGCCCTTGGCGATGTGTCCATCATCCCAGAGAGTGCGCATGCGGATGGGCAAGGACACAACATTGCACTGTGGGCTGTCAGTGACAAGGGGGATGTCCTGTGCCGCCTGGGCGTATCCGAACTCAACCCCGCG GGTTCCTCCTGGCTACACGTTGGCACTGACCAGCCCTTCGCCTCTGTCTCCATCGGGGCCTGCTATCAGGTGTGGGCTGTGGCCAGGGATGGCTCTGCATTCTACCGGGGCTCTGTGTCTCCCTCTCAGCCAGCTG GTGACTGCTGGTACCACATCCCCTCTCCTCCCAAACAGAAGCTGACACAGGTGTCCGTGGGCCAGACATCAGTGTATGCCTTGGATGAAAACG GGAACCTGTGGTACCGAGCAGGGATCACCCCCAGCTATCCGCAAGGCTCCAGTTGGGAACACGTGTCTAACAATGTACGCAAAGTGTCTGTGGGACCGCTGGACCAG GTCTGGGTGATTGCCAATAAAGTCCAGGGGAGTCATGGCCTGAGCCGGGGGACAGTGTGCCGTCGCATGGGTGTCCAGCCTCGTGAACCCAAGGGGCAGGGCTGGGACTATGGCATTGGG GGAGGCTGGGACCACATCTCTGTCCGGGCCAATGCCACCATGGTACCCAGGAACGTGTCCAGGGAACAGGAGGCCCATGGGCAAGGTCCCGTTTACTGCTGA
- the Bhlha15 gene encoding class A basic helix-loop-helix protein 15, which yields MKTKNRPPRRRTSVQDTEATPGEQTPDRPQSGSGGSELTKGLRSRTARAGGPRAEVSRRRQGSGGRRENSIQRRLESNERERQRMHKLNNAFQALREVIPHVRADKKLSKIETLTLAKNYIKSLTATILTMSSSRLPGLEGPGPAPGPKLYQHYHHQQQQQQQQQQQVAGATLGATEDQPQGHLQRYSTQIHSFREGS from the coding sequence ATGAAGACCAAGAACCGACCACCTCGGCGCCGGACATCCGTGCAGGACACAGAAGCCACCCCAGGAGAGCAGACTCCCGACAGACCCCAGTCAGGCTCAGGGGGGTCCGAGCTGACGAAGGGTCTTCGGAGTAGGACGGCCCGGGCAGGTGGACCGCGAGCAGAGGTCAGCCGCCGGCGACAGGGGTCTGGTGGCCGCAGGGAGAATAGTATCCAGAGGCGACTGGAGAGCAATGAGCGGGAACGACAACGGATGCATAAACTCAACAACGCCTTCCAAGCGCTGCGTGAGGTCATCCCGCACGTGCGGGCTGACAAGAAACTCTCCAAGATTGAGACCCTCACGCTGGCCAAGAACTATATCAAGTCGCTGACCGCCACCATACTCACTATGTCCAGCAGTCGCCTCCCGGGGCTGGAGGGGCCGGGTCCTGCGCCAGGTCCTAAACTCTACCAACACTACCATcaccagcaacagcagcagcagcagcaacagcagcaggtgGCTGGGGCCACGCTAGGTGCCACGGAGGACCAGCCCCAGGGCCACCTGCAACGGTACTCTACACAGATCCACAGCTTCAGAGAGGGCAGCTAG